The nucleotide sequence TTTTAACAGGCTTGAGTATAGCATAAAATTATATCTTATTCAATGGAAGCTGTAAAATGCTTATCGGACAAAATCGATTTCCGTGATACAACAATCTTGACAGATTGAATAAAATTGAATATATTTGAAGGGGGGGGAAACAAGTGCAAAAGACCATTACCATACGTATAGACAATACTATATACGATATATTTAAAAAAGCAGCCGAAGGACAAAAACGAACTATTTCAAATTATATGGAATATGCAGCATTAAACTATACCATTAATGAATCTATCGTTGATGATGAAGAAATGCAGGAAATACTCGAATTCGAAAAAGACTTAAAAAAAGGCCTGTCGGATATATCTGCAGGAAGGTATAAAGTAATTGACTAACTATAAAATTGCAGAAACAGCGGCTTTTGAGAAAAAAATAAAATCAAAAAAGTACGAATTCCTATATCAAAAAATAAAAAACTATGTATATCCTATATTAAGAAAAAATCCGCATTTTGGACCTAACATAAAAAAATTAAAAGGCATTTACAAAGAGATATACCGCTTTAGATTAGGAGACTTCCGTCTTTTTTATAAAGTATCGGAAGAAAAAGTCATCGTATTTATTATTGACATAGAAGCTCGAAAAGCTGCTTATAAATAAAAAATAGGTCTTGACAAGGCGTACGATTATAGTACGCTTCAAAGTTGGGATGCGAGGCTTTATAAAAAGATATGAATTGTTTTAAGACTATTATCGAATTACAAGATATTCTCTTCCCCAAATTTTATACAGCAATGGATTCTGAAAATAATGAATATATATTTTTAAAAACTCAAGATTCAATGATAAATTCATTGGATAAAGTATCTGATAAAACACAATTAGAGGCATATGAAAATCATATTCATATTTGCGGTAAAGTTAAAAAACGAGCTCAACATATAACCGTAACTTCTGCAAAATTAATTACGAAAAATTTAATTGAAAATTTAAAAACAAGCTTTCCAAATAAACATTTTTATGTCTATTTGGATTGTGATTTTAACGACCACATTATAGTAAGATTTCATCAATTATGGGAGAATGAAGAACCGTATTATGATGTAAAAGATTTTCCAAATATCGAGGTATTTAAAATTTAAGCTTAAAATCCCAATTAATAGCTTAGGTTCTTTAATTAAAGTAGATGCGATAAATATTTCTGCATATCATTTGGCAAAAGAAATCAATGTTCCTGAAACAGCCTACATCCATCTTTGTAGAAACAAATTTTCTTTTCATGAACGGAAAGATTTTATTTGACAGCGTCACAGATAAATTTAAATGGTTTTTGCAAATGAAAACCCTTGTGTTTTATAGCGGTCTCCACTTTTGTGTAATTCTTGTGTTTTGTTTAAAATAAAAAAATGATTTTTAGTTTTTAAAAGGTATGGAAAATAAAAGCCTGTTTTAGTCTTTCAAGCTAATAAAAAGAATTGTTGAG is from Treponema denticola and encodes:
- a CDS encoding type II toxin-antitoxin system RelE family toxin, with the translated sequence MTNYKIAETAAFEKKIKSKKYEFLYQKIKNYVYPILRKNPHFGPNIKKLKGIYKEIYRFRLGDFRLFYKVSEEKVIVFIIDIEARKAAYK